The proteins below come from a single Ochotona princeps isolate mOchPri1 chromosome 13, mOchPri1.hap1, whole genome shotgun sequence genomic window:
- the TEX36 gene encoding testis-expressed protein 36 isoform X2: MAKGRRFNPPLDKNGRWVRKMFPHIGLTQKTPESITRAAMKEPLCPQAAGQVQGGLPPIYKVREKATNNNFPFSLHDNRHTFENSGTYLDSGLGRRKVSPDKRQHVSENFNLWACDYVPSCLDGFSNNQLSYVYRGARVDPHFRRFPRRYDDVWSTCRLLPEYSCLPALRKKPKVRCAPHKSATPPLEP; this comes from the exons ATGGCCAAAGGCAGACGCTTCAACCCACCCCTAGACAAGAACGGAAGATGGGTGAGAAAGATG TTCCCACACATTGGACTCACACAAAAGACGCCAGAATCCATCACCCGTGCCGCCATGAAGgagcccctgtgcccacaggCGGCTGGACAGGTGCAGGGAGGGTTGCCGCCCATCTACAAGGTCCGGGAGAAA GCAACAAACAACAACTTTCCCTTCTCCCTGCACGACAACCGGCACACGTTCGAGAACTCTGGAACCTACCTCGACTCC GGCCTGGGACGCAGGAAGGTCTCCCCTGATAAAAGGCAACATGTTTCCGAAAATTTCAACCTCTGGGCCTGTGACTACGTTCCATCCTGTCTGGATGGCTTCTCAAACAACCAGTTATCCTATGTCTATCGGGGGGCCAGGGTGGACCCCCATTTCAGGCGCTTTCCCAGACGCTATGATGATGTCTGGAGTACCTGCCGGCTCCTGCCCGAGTACAGCTGCCTGCCGGCTTTGAGAAAGAAGCCAAAAGTCAGGTGTGCTCCTCACAAAAGTGCCACTCCTCCCCTGGAACCCTGA
- the TEX36 gene encoding testis-expressed protein 36 isoform X1 gives MAKGRRFNPPLDKNGRWVRKMFPHIGLTQKTPESITRAAMKEPLCPQAAGQVQGGLPPIYKVREKQATNNNFPFSLHDNRHTFENSGTYLDSGLGRRKVSPDKRQHVSENFNLWACDYVPSCLDGFSNNQLSYVYRGARVDPHFRRFPRRYDDVWSTCRLLPEYSCLPALRKKPKVRCAPHKSATPPLEP, from the exons ATGGCCAAAGGCAGACGCTTCAACCCACCCCTAGACAAGAACGGAAGATGGGTGAGAAAGATG TTCCCACACATTGGACTCACACAAAAGACGCCAGAATCCATCACCCGTGCCGCCATGAAGgagcccctgtgcccacaggCGGCTGGACAGGTGCAGGGAGGGTTGCCGCCCATCTACAAGGTCCGGGAGAAA caGGCAACAAACAACAACTTTCCCTTCTCCCTGCACGACAACCGGCACACGTTCGAGAACTCTGGAACCTACCTCGACTCC GGCCTGGGACGCAGGAAGGTCTCCCCTGATAAAAGGCAACATGTTTCCGAAAATTTCAACCTCTGGGCCTGTGACTACGTTCCATCCTGTCTGGATGGCTTCTCAAACAACCAGTTATCCTATGTCTATCGGGGGGCCAGGGTGGACCCCCATTTCAGGCGCTTTCCCAGACGCTATGATGATGTCTGGAGTACCTGCCGGCTCCTGCCCGAGTACAGCTGCCTGCCGGCTTTGAGAAAGAAGCCAAAAGTCAGGTGTGCTCCTCACAAAAGTGCCACTCCTCCCCTGGAACCCTGA
- the TEX36 gene encoding testis-expressed protein 36 isoform X3 has translation MAKGRRFNPPLDKNGRWFPHIGLTQKTPESITRAAMKEPLCPQAAGQVQGGLPPIYKVREKQATNNNFPFSLHDNRHTFENSGTYLDSGLGRRKVSPDKRQHVSENFNLWACDYVPSCLDGFSNNQLSYVYRGARVDPHFRRFPRRYDDVWSTCRLLPEYSCLPALRKKPKVRCAPHKSATPPLEP, from the exons ATGGCCAAAGGCAGACGCTTCAACCCACCCCTAGACAAGAACGGAAGATGG TTCCCACACATTGGACTCACACAAAAGACGCCAGAATCCATCACCCGTGCCGCCATGAAGgagcccctgtgcccacaggCGGCTGGACAGGTGCAGGGAGGGTTGCCGCCCATCTACAAGGTCCGGGAGAAA caGGCAACAAACAACAACTTTCCCTTCTCCCTGCACGACAACCGGCACACGTTCGAGAACTCTGGAACCTACCTCGACTCC GGCCTGGGACGCAGGAAGGTCTCCCCTGATAAAAGGCAACATGTTTCCGAAAATTTCAACCTCTGGGCCTGTGACTACGTTCCATCCTGTCTGGATGGCTTCTCAAACAACCAGTTATCCTATGTCTATCGGGGGGCCAGGGTGGACCCCCATTTCAGGCGCTTTCCCAGACGCTATGATGATGTCTGGAGTACCTGCCGGCTCCTGCCCGAGTACAGCTGCCTGCCGGCTTTGAGAAAGAAGCCAAAAGTCAGGTGTGCTCCTCACAAAAGTGCCACTCCTCCCCTGGAACCCTGA